A section of the Leptospira kobayashii genome encodes:
- a CDS encoding lactonase family protein, which yields MIKKTNYDFITPFGKKRNLTFKKILISVISFLFFANSLLNCKSPVLNGACDPQSEGFLLSLFLKASQNDSSYACSTFLAPSGKSLFEIKYENHFLALNQNETINEILPAASKPITRCEITPSLPVGLIFNTATCAITGTPTSGQTTKPYTVTAYHNLKETKTTLGIRVLYIPKFAYVGNYTGGDINVYSINSTSGALTSLFTRTAGGGPNSLSFTPDNRFLAVANRNSQNVNIFSVNQTSGDITLLFTEPVGLNEAITLVYHPSGNYLYVCTSANVQTFSVNQLTGAITNIGSISLTGGTSSVVIDPFGKYLYVTLYSASSVAIFRINESTGLLTATSPPTVSSGIKPVSIDISGDGKTLYVLNETDETVTNYKTDANTGILQPGSPATSSTGQFPRSLGADPKGRYVYVANEDSYDISVLNVNQTNGSLTTASLTNVGTSPNAITVDTSGKFVYTTNYAANTVSVFTLSQVTGALTTGTPVVAGTGPTVIATMGTN from the coding sequence ATGATAAAAAAAACCAATTATGATTTCATTACTCCTTTCGGAAAAAAAAGGAATCTTACTTTTAAAAAAATACTTATTAGCGTCATTTCATTTCTATTTTTCGCAAATTCATTGTTAAATTGCAAATCACCCGTATTAAACGGTGCTTGTGATCCGCAAAGCGAAGGTTTTCTGCTTTCCCTCTTTTTAAAAGCATCTCAAAACGATTCGTCTTATGCCTGTTCGACTTTTTTAGCTCCCTCCGGCAAAAGTTTATTCGAAATAAAATACGAAAATCATTTTCTCGCTTTGAACCAAAATGAAACCATCAATGAAATCCTACCCGCCGCTTCAAAACCGATCACAAGATGCGAAATCACTCCGAGTTTACCGGTTGGACTCATATTTAATACTGCAACATGTGCGATTACGGGAACACCTACCTCAGGCCAAACAACAAAACCTTACACGGTCACGGCTTATCATAATTTAAAAGAAACTAAAACCACCTTGGGCATTCGGGTTTTATATATTCCAAAGTTTGCTTATGTAGGCAATTATACTGGAGGAGATATCAACGTTTATTCGATCAACTCCACATCGGGTGCATTAACGAGCCTATTTACAAGGACGGCTGGGGGCGGACCAAATTCGCTTTCCTTCACTCCTGACAATCGATTCCTAGCGGTTGCCAACAGGAATTCGCAGAATGTTAACATTTTTTCAGTGAATCAAACCAGTGGGGATATCACTCTCTTATTTACCGAACCGGTAGGACTTAATGAAGCGATTACTCTCGTCTATCATCCTTCAGGGAATTATCTTTATGTTTGCACAAGTGCCAATGTCCAAACTTTTTCCGTTAACCAACTAACTGGCGCAATAACAAATATCGGTTCGATTTCTTTAACAGGCGGCACAAGCTCTGTTGTGATAGATCCGTTCGGAAAATATCTGTATGTCACCTTATACAGCGCCTCTTCCGTCGCAATATTCAGAATCAACGAATCGACCGGCCTACTTACCGCCACAAGTCCGCCGACCGTAAGTTCGGGCATCAAACCTGTATCCATCGATATATCGGGGGACGGAAAAACATTATATGTGTTAAATGAAACCGACGAAACGGTAACTAATTATAAAACCGATGCCAATACGGGGATTCTTCAGCCGGGATCTCCTGCTACGTCGTCAACCGGACAATTTCCCCGTTCTCTAGGTGCTGATCCGAAAGGTAGATATGTTTATGTTGCAAACGAAGATTCGTATGATATCTCAGTCCTCAATGTGAATCAAACAAACGGTAGCCTAACAACCGCATCACTAACAAATGTAGGAACGAGTCCGAATGCCATCACGGTTGATACCTCCGGAAAATTTGTGTATACCACAAATTATGCTGCAAATACAGTATCCGTCTTCACCTTATCACAAGTTACCGGCGCATTGACTACCGGCACACCCGTCGTGGCTGGTACAGGTCCCACAGTGATTGCCACGATGGGAACAAATTAA
- a CDS encoding RNA recognition motif domain-containing protein, with protein MSVNIYVGNLSYEMTENKLNELFSAHGAVTSAKIIMDQYSGNSKGFGFIEMKERSEADNAINDLNGKNILNRELKVNIAKPKTNNWN; from the coding sequence ATGTCAGTAAACATCTACGTAGGCAACCTTTCTTATGAAATGACGGAAAACAAGTTAAATGAACTTTTTTCCGCACACGGAGCAGTTACATCTGCAAAAATCATTATGGACCAGTATTCCGGTAATTCCAAAGGTTTCGGTTTTATCGAAATGAAAGAACGCAGTGAAGCAGACAATGCAATTAACGATTTGAATGGAAAAAACATTCTAAACCGCGAATTGAAAGTGAACATTGCTAAACCGAAAACCAACAACTGGAACTAA
- a CDS encoding Crp/Fnr family transcriptional regulator, whose protein sequence is MAEDEVKVVNYSKGAAIVVQNAANPGLFYIVRNGRVAVDSEHIQIDHELTSYNQGDSFGLVSALTEHHFLVTLFAETDVELLQIPIRLLGSFLKENKELAMKILRLYSHELRALQRNLSRANQPADREYLPEKLIQNAKTYLAWQKPDLAAHSLHRYIEWAKTHQGSNQIPEAENLLAQIRSNLKPIEWKNQKNTLNAGDVLFVESEMNRDIFVVLEGNVKLFSIVRGFEYVIDVLGAGEIFGEMSLIDNAPRMASAVAETPSTVLRVTPENILETVGESLLQKIFESIARRIWFSHQRLIILRMQSPVKRLYAFLYNSIRDQDIRKGANLTTSYATTYQFPLAFEELCSMCGIIKVKNETIEEFLTDSNIVISKDRITVKSRKRIEERLGQYKTKQGQILAKLG, encoded by the coding sequence ATGGCAGAAGATGAAGTAAAAGTCGTAAATTACTCTAAAGGAGCTGCCATTGTTGTTCAGAATGCGGCCAATCCGGGGTTATTTTACATAGTCAGAAACGGAAGGGTTGCTGTTGATTCGGAGCACATTCAAATTGATCATGAGTTAACAAGCTATAACCAAGGTGATAGCTTTGGACTTGTTTCCGCTCTCACCGAACATCATTTTCTTGTTACATTATTTGCAGAAACGGACGTCGAACTACTGCAAATTCCGATTCGTCTCTTAGGTTCTTTTCTGAAAGAAAACAAGGAACTGGCGATGAAGATATTGCGACTTTATTCCCATGAATTGAGAGCTCTTCAAAGGAATCTCTCCAGGGCCAATCAACCGGCAGATAGGGAATACCTCCCTGAAAAGTTGATACAAAATGCGAAAACTTATCTCGCATGGCAAAAGCCAGATCTTGCAGCGCATTCCTTACATCGATATATTGAATGGGCAAAAACCCATCAGGGATCGAATCAAATTCCAGAAGCTGAGAACCTGCTTGCTCAAATTCGCTCCAATCTAAAACCAATAGAGTGGAAAAATCAAAAAAACACTTTGAACGCAGGTGATGTACTTTTCGTAGAAAGTGAGATGAATCGGGACATCTTTGTTGTGTTAGAAGGAAATGTAAAACTGTTTAGCATCGTAAGAGGGTTTGAGTATGTCATAGATGTCTTAGGTGCAGGAGAAATATTCGGTGAGATGAGTCTTATTGATAATGCTCCGAGAATGGCATCCGCTGTCGCTGAAACTCCATCCACCGTCTTGCGTGTGACGCCGGAAAATATTCTCGAAACGGTAGGGGAATCTTTATTGCAGAAGATATTCGAAAGCATTGCAAGGAGGATTTGGTTTTCACACCAGAGACTTATTATCTTACGTATGCAATCGCCAGTCAAAAGACTATATGCATTTCTTTACAACTCGATTCGGGACCAAGACATCCGCAAAGGTGCAAACTTAACAACAAGTTATGCGACCACTTATCAATTTCCTTTGGCATTTGAAGAACTATGCAGCATGTGCGGAATCATTAAGGTAAAAAACGAAACCATAGAGGAGTTTCTCACCGATTCGAATATCGTAATCAGCAAAGATAGGATCACTGTAAAAAGTCGAAAAAGAATCGAAGAAAGATTAGGTCAGTACAAAACCAAACAAGGTCAAATCCTAGCCAAACTAGGATGA
- a CDS encoding 7TM-DISM domain-containing protein, protein MRIITFLFSGNSEKSISKKILLVSKYFLIFSFLIHCQSEKILPRSEEPLIHLESGGMFNISKRIEFLSGNQSLDIASVTKKEEGWLQNTSSVFDRGFSNQVHWIRFQIKNTSDLTHWYLALQNNRMNFVDFHVLKKTGNTELHTGDHLPIPAKAKASFPYMDFTLGHNEAAVIYIRIETDSHIGFPVHLISSEDFGSFIYAYQTYQLGFFSVIVLYIILHLFFNRFLNLKLKILLAAAVFFGYGYFYFLYGDGNRLFLSDMVSFREYIPFLSLVFFGFCFTLFIKDYLRFYEMGQYYNWFANTLACSFFLLIPLLFSSVPNSIQSSIRSFDVMIMYCFMIYGGIANLLKKRYWVFFSIFAWVIIFLFSMASTLMLLHFIEYSIIFEQGIFFSFIVEFVLVLVSTIYRYRQLEKDRIVFQEKLHTLILENKDLQKSSNVFRDENSFENESTQYDKRTSRIDRHEIAKDIIGIFEERKPYLEEDFDLGDLSRFCGLRIDQVSAIINNELNTNFRTLVNEYRIKEACRLIRETSNENLLEIAFASGFGSRTAFNRTFKNTIGISPQDFRKQQILNAIP, encoded by the coding sequence ATGCGTATTATTACATTTTTGTTTTCTGGAAATTCCGAAAAATCGATATCGAAAAAGATTCTTCTTGTTTCCAAATATTTTCTCATTTTTTCTTTTTTGATTCACTGTCAGTCGGAAAAAATACTTCCCCGATCGGAAGAGCCGTTGATTCATCTGGAATCCGGAGGTATGTTTAATATTTCGAAACGGATCGAATTTTTATCCGGGAATCAATCCTTGGATATTGCATCCGTTACAAAAAAAGAAGAAGGCTGGCTTCAGAACACTTCCAGCGTTTTTGATCGGGGTTTTAGCAATCAGGTACATTGGATTCGATTTCAGATCAAGAACACATCGGACCTAACACATTGGTACTTGGCTTTGCAAAACAACAGGATGAATTTTGTGGACTTTCATGTATTGAAGAAGACCGGGAATACAGAACTCCACACCGGAGATCATCTCCCGATACCTGCCAAAGCGAAAGCTTCTTTTCCTTATATGGATTTTACGTTGGGTCACAATGAAGCAGCCGTTATCTATATAAGAATCGAGACGGATTCACATATCGGTTTTCCCGTTCATCTTATTTCATCGGAAGATTTCGGATCTTTTATTTATGCGTACCAAACGTACCAACTGGGTTTTTTTTCGGTTATCGTTCTCTATATCATTCTGCATTTGTTTTTTAATCGTTTCCTGAATTTAAAATTGAAAATACTTTTGGCCGCCGCAGTTTTTTTCGGTTACGGATACTTTTATTTTTTATATGGAGATGGAAACAGACTCTTTTTATCGGATATGGTTTCGTTCCGGGAATATATACCTTTCCTCTCTTTGGTTTTTTTCGGATTCTGTTTTACTTTGTTTATCAAGGATTATCTGCGTTTTTACGAGATGGGGCAGTATTACAATTGGTTTGCAAATACTCTTGCTTGTTCTTTTTTTCTTTTGATTCCATTGCTCTTTAGTTCCGTTCCCAATTCCATCCAATCATCGATACGTTCTTTCGATGTGATGATCATGTATTGTTTTATGATTTACGGAGGGATTGCGAATCTTTTGAAAAAAAGATATTGGGTGTTTTTTTCAATTTTTGCATGGGTGATTATCTTTCTTTTTTCCATGGCAAGCACTTTGATGCTTTTGCATTTCATCGAATACAGCATCATCTTCGAGCAAGGTATCTTTTTTTCCTTTATCGTGGAGTTTGTTCTCGTTTTGGTTTCGACTATCTACCGTTATAGGCAGCTGGAAAAAGATAGGATCGTATTTCAGGAAAAACTGCACACTTTGATTTTGGAAAATAAGGACTTACAAAAATCATCGAATGTTTTCAGAGACGAAAACAGCTTTGAAAACGAATCAACGCAATATGATAAGAGAACCAGTCGGATCGACAGACATGAAATTGCAAAGGATATCATAGGAATTTTTGAGGAAAGGAAACCTTATCTGGAAGAAGATTTTGATTTGGGAGATTTGTCCCGCTTTTGCGGATTACGGATAGATCAGGTTTCTGCAATCATCAATAATGAATTGAATACGAATTTCAGGACTCTTGTAAATGAATATAGAATCAAAGAAGCTTGTCGTTTGATTCGGGAGACTTCAAACGAGAACTTGTTGGAAATCGCATTTGCCAGCGGGTTCGGTTCCAGAACGGCATTCAACCGTACTTTTAAAAATACAATCGGGATTTCCCCGCAGGACTTTCGCAAACAACAAATATTGAATGCGATTCCTTAA
- a CDS encoding YgjP-like metallopeptidase domain-containing protein, which translates to MIVHELCHMVSPKHDETFFRILRRILPDWEKRKTKLEKTLFSL; encoded by the coding sequence GTGATTGTTCACGAGCTTTGCCATATGGTATCTCCAAAACATGATGAAACTTTTTTTAGAATTCTAAGGCGAATTCTTCCTGATTGGGAAAAAAGGAAAACAAAGTTGGAAAAAACTTTGTTTTCACTTTGA